From one Peptoniphilaceae bacterium AMB_02 genomic stretch:
- a CDS encoding cell wall-binding repeat-containing protein, translated as MKKTSTRIVAFLLLFAMLLGSFGTITAFADGEKGDEEPKLGSIIVKLKDGDNNEVTLADAKLDAYLGVDENNTNLKQVNVTEEQNLTLKFKDESKYVFADDQMEKKFTIEAFNENSTEGDSSKIKWVKEGEEYTATVETKIKLKPLKTGTLSIKFTSKEAGFKPSDVKALSITLDGVPFTDEEITALKKENVEIKDTVLLVVKMEEGRTHVFSDGTISKETGIKKSHWGSGEDLKYEFSAEVKKAETDTNKIRAKYSFPKGVDRLMNIGDQTLPVSGRLVEKGKEYEITGSMFTGEKLIIDPIKGDENLKIVDGKIIFKAPTDVEDGSEVKLNLAIQKDIGEYIVKADARAGKTTVALELKDTPEKLGIDSIYGKYNGKLGSKKSDTINGKTEIVYLIDEIQKEGETITLYTQLTDGAFLPLKDIKSEFINIKLEVDKVKAGEKKVTGTTAPDAKVFITREGFDEPIKADADKEGKFEANVVTTLKGKEVFHVHATIGEKYKSDIIEVIVPEDEVINKTSRVAGKDRYLTAVEVSKAYFPADSDIKPKTVIVAAGGNEADALAAGPLSIKHGAPILLVQKDKITTEVMTEINRLKPENIIIVGGKSSVSEAVEKVLKAMDSTTTRLAGKNRFETSLEVAKSLKAGFPMKGIILANGYNSVDALAVSGYAAKNNLAVVLTAKEALPQEVKAYIDSAKIDHVEIVGGNSSVDTAIETELGDLFKVRTKGSDRYMTALELAKKAYPEAKKAIFVNAFKSVDALSAAPYAFNNDMPILLVNEAKIPEGTLKHVKDNGINEVVAIGGTGSIAESVLKEFEALNPPKEEAPKEEAPKETN; from the coding sequence ATGAAAAAAACAAGTACAAGAATTGTGGCATTTCTATTATTGTTTGCAATGCTACTAGGTAGTTTTGGGACTATTACTGCATTTGCAGATGGAGAAAAGGGAGATGAAGAGCCGAAGTTAGGCAGTATTATTGTCAAACTTAAGGATGGTGATAATAACGAGGTAACTTTAGCCGACGCTAAACTGGATGCTTACCTAGGAGTCGATGAAAATAATACAAATTTAAAACAGGTTAATGTAACCGAAGAACAAAACCTCACACTTAAGTTTAAAGACGAATCAAAATATGTATTTGCAGATGATCAAATGGAAAAGAAATTTACTATAGAAGCCTTTAATGAAAATAGTACAGAAGGTGATTCAAGTAAGATTAAATGGGTTAAGGAAGGAGAAGAATATACTGCAACCGTTGAAACAAAAATAAAGCTTAAGCCACTTAAAACAGGTACATTAAGTATTAAATTTACATCTAAGGAAGCTGGATTTAAACCTAGTGATGTTAAAGCATTATCGATTACACTTGATGGAGTACCTTTTACAGATGAAGAGATTACAGCACTAAAGAAAGAGAATGTTGAAATAAAAGACACAGTGCTTTTAGTTGTAAAGATGGAAGAAGGAAGAACTCATGTCTTCAGCGATGGAACAATATCTAAAGAAACTGGAATTAAGAAATCTCATTGGGGATCAGGAGAAGACTTAAAATATGAGTTTAGTGCAGAGGTAAAAAAAGCTGAAACTGATACTAACAAAATTAGAGCAAAATACTCTTTCCCAAAAGGTGTAGATAGACTAATGAATATCGGTGATCAAACTCTGCCTGTTTCAGGAAGATTAGTTGAAAAAGGTAAAGAATATGAAATTACCGGTTCAATGTTTACCGGTGAGAAACTGATTATCGACCCTATTAAAGGCGATGAAAACCTAAAAATTGTTGATGGCAAGATTATATTTAAAGCCCCAACAGATGTTGAAGACGGCAGTGAAGTGAAACTTAATCTAGCTATACAAAAAGATATCGGTGAGTATATAGTAAAAGCTGATGCTAGAGCAGGAAAAACTACCGTGGCTTTAGAATTAAAGGATACTCCTGAGAAACTTGGAATTGATTCAATTTATGGTAAATACAATGGTAAATTAGGTAGTAAAAAGTCTGACACAATAAATGGAAAAACTGAAATAGTATATTTAATTGACGAAATCCAGAAAGAAGGAGAGACCATCACACTCTATACCCAATTAACTGATGGAGCTTTCTTACCACTTAAAGATATAAAGTCAGAATTTATCAATATTAAATTAGAAGTAGATAAAGTAAAAGCCGGTGAGAAAAAAGTAACCGGTACAACTGCACCTGACGCAAAAGTCTTTATAACAAGAGAAGGTTTTGATGAACCAATAAAAGCTGATGCCGATAAAGAAGGTAAATTTGAAGCAAATGTAGTTACTACACTTAAGGGCAAAGAAGTTTTCCATGTACATGCCACTATAGGTGAAAAATATAAGAGTGACATAATAGAAGTTATAGTTCCAGAGGATGAAGTAATCAATAAGACTTCCAGAGTTGCAGGAAAAGACAGATATCTTACAGCAGTTGAAGTTTCTAAAGCATACTTCCCGGCCGATTCGGATATTAAGCCTAAGACTGTAATTGTTGCTGCAGGAGGAAATGAAGCAGATGCACTTGCTGCCGGTCCACTATCAATTAAGCATGGAGCACCAATACTTCTGGTTCAAAAAGATAAGATTACTACAGAAGTAATGACAGAAATAAACAGATTGAAACCCGAGAATATAATAATAGTCGGTGGTAAAAGCTCTGTTTCTGAAGCTGTAGAAAAAGTCCTTAAAGCTATGGATAGTACGACTACAAGACTTGCAGGTAAAAACAGATTTGAAACTTCACTGGAAGTTGCTAAATCATTAAAAGCCGGATTCCCAATGAAGGGGATAATCCTGGCTAATGGATATAATAGTGTAGATGCTCTTGCAGTTAGTGGTTATGCTGCTAAGAACAATCTGGCTGTAGTACTCACTGCTAAAGAAGCTCTACCTCAAGAAGTTAAGGCTTATATTGATTCTGCAAAGATTGATCATGTTGAGATAGTCGGTGGAAATAGCTCTGTTGATACTGCTATTGAAACTGAACTGGGAGATTTATTCAAAGTAAGGACCAAGGGTAGTGACAGATATATGACAGCTCTTGAACTTGCCAAAAAAGCATATCCCGAAGCTAAGAAAGCCATCTTCGTAAACGCATTTAAATCTGTAGATGCACTTTCGGCAGCTCCATACGCATTTAATAATGATATGCCTATACTGCTTGTAAATGAAGCTAAAATTCCTGAAGGAACTCTTAAACATGTTAAAGACAATGGAATAAACGAAGTAGTAGCAATAGGTGGAACAGGCTCGATCGCTGAATCTGTACTAAAAGAGTTTGAAGCATTAAATCCACCAAAAGAAGAAGCTCCAAAAGAAGAGGCACCAAAAGAAACAAACTAA
- a CDS encoding Cna B-type domain-containing protein, with product MQTIRLYLNWIGLANGEDPPEVFFTVYRSSAFQKEEQVIMPIRMTTSSHDLSVEKNDADGHEFKYWVKQVDSSGKDYVPEGFTKFENNLSVTNYKTNNNTGTLTISKHKLDAKNANISASISQPLKFKVTVEGPNGYSIELYIGFEDPITLKNLPFGTYKVTEYPGSTGYTPVYNPENGTVLISESEPDQKVTIHNKIDPNIHKRSITASVEWIGGEGPRPPISVALRGRYFHNIGSADYTYQVGSFNLTEENPQQTKSDLDVYSYYGTEISYYISVVKVPLNYEVFIDGFKVTLVYTGSLSNTTKVTANKIWNDNNATGRPKIYLQLVATIDGVEYNVGHHTLLNPHETKYTWDNIPYKDKDGNVIAYSVREVNAHGLPWTPPGYTKIEHGLTVVNTLKPKKQLVTATKVWIDDLANNPNQRPTIWLELSGYDSRGNLMIHPDIKKLDPGISLVNWDDLPILDEYGKPYNNLFVTEVDEQGNPWVPEGYEKTEDGLTVTNKKKSQYRIITAYKIWEDELDNDPSQRPTIWFKLSGYDSRGNLINHPDIKKLEPGMTSATWDNVPILDEYGQPYTGLFITEVDEDGNSWVPEGYEKTEDGLTVTNKKKDNCTSITANKIWVDGLDDDPSQRPAIWFKLSGYDSKGNLISHSDFKKLEPGMTSVTWDDVPILDEYGQPYTGQFVTEVDGSGNPWVPEGYEKLEDGLTVINTTPDPDPDPDPDPDPDPDPDPDPDPNPDPDPEPKPDPDPDPDPKPEPKPDPKPEPKPEPKPEPKPDKPKPVKTLPKTGSDAAFALYLGLATMGLGGYLLKEDKKKK from the coding sequence ATGCAGACAATTAGATTATATTTAAATTGGATAGGTCTCGCAAATGGTGAAGATCCTCCGGAAGTTTTCTTCACTGTATATAGAAGTAGTGCTTTTCAAAAAGAAGAACAGGTCATAATGCCAATAAGGATGACCACATCTTCTCATGATTTATCTGTTGAAAAAAATGATGCTGATGGTCATGAATTTAAATACTGGGTTAAGCAAGTTGACTCAAGTGGTAAAGACTATGTCCCGGAAGGATTTACTAAGTTTGAAAATAATCTAAGTGTGACCAACTACAAGACTAATAATAACACGGGAACACTGACTATAAGTAAGCACAAACTGGATGCTAAGAATGCTAATATTTCAGCAAGCATTTCTCAGCCGCTTAAATTCAAAGTCACAGTAGAAGGTCCTAACGGATATTCTATTGAACTCTATATCGGATTTGAAGACCCTATAACTTTAAAAAATCTTCCTTTTGGAACTTATAAGGTTACTGAATATCCGGGAAGTACCGGATATACACCGGTATACAATCCAGAAAATGGGACTGTTCTGATTAGTGAAAGTGAACCTGATCAAAAAGTTACTATACACAACAAAATAGACCCTAATATTCACAAACGCAGTATTACGGCCTCAGTTGAGTGGATAGGCGGAGAAGGACCTAGACCCCCTATTTCAGTAGCTCTACGTGGACGATATTTTCATAATATAGGTAGTGCAGATTATACCTACCAGGTAGGTTCTTTCAACCTAACAGAAGAAAATCCACAACAAACAAAATCCGATCTGGATGTGTACTCATATTACGGCACGGAAATAAGTTACTATATAAGTGTTGTCAAAGTCCCTTTGAATTATGAAGTCTTTATCGACGGTTTTAAAGTAACATTAGTCTATACCGGCAGTCTTAGCAATACGACAAAAGTAACGGCAAACAAAATCTGGAATGATAATAACGCAACCGGCAGACCGAAGATATATCTACAGCTTGTAGCCACCATTGATGGAGTAGAATATAATGTAGGCCATCACACATTATTAAATCCTCACGAAACAAAATACACTTGGGACAATATTCCGTATAAAGATAAAGATGGCAATGTAATTGCCTACTCAGTTCGGGAAGTCAACGCGCACGGCTTGCCATGGACTCCACCGGGCTATACTAAAATTGAACACGGATTAACAGTCGTAAACACACTTAAACCAAAAAAACAGCTAGTAACTGCAACTAAAGTTTGGATAGATGATTTAGCTAATAATCCGAATCAAAGGCCAACAATCTGGTTAGAACTATCCGGATACGACTCAAGGGGCAATCTAATGATTCATCCGGATATTAAAAAACTGGATCCCGGCATAAGTTTGGTGAATTGGGATGATCTGCCCATTCTCGATGAATACGGTAAGCCTTACAATAATCTATTTGTAACTGAAGTTGACGAACAGGGTAATCCTTGGGTGCCTGAAGGTTATGAGAAAACTGAAGATGGACTTACGGTAACTAATAAAAAGAAATCTCAATACAGAATAATTACTGCCTATAAGATTTGGGAAGATGAACTAGATAATGACCCAAGTCAGAGACCTACTATCTGGTTTAAACTTTCAGGATACGACTCTAGAGGAAACCTAATTAACCATCCGGATATTAAGAAATTAGAACCCGGCATGACCTCTGCTACCTGGGATAATGTACCAATTCTCGATGAATACGGCCAGCCTTATACAGGATTATTTATCACAGAAGTTGACGAAGACGGTAATTCTTGGGTTCCTGAAGGATATGAAAAGACTGAAGACGGACTTACTGTAACCAATAAAAAGAAAGATAATTGTACAAGTATTACTGCAAACAAGATTTGGGTAGATGGTCTAGATGATGACCCAAGTCAAAGACCTGCAATCTGGTTTAAACTTTCTGGATACGACTCCAAGGGCAATCTAATCAGCCATTCAGATTTTAAAAAGCTGGAGCCGGGTATGACCTCTGTCACCTGGGATGATGTACCAATTCTCGATGAATACGGCCAGCCTTATACGGGACAATTCGTCACTGAAGTTGACGGTAGTGGCAATCCTTGGGTGCCTGAAGGATACGAAAAATTAGAAGATGGGCTTACAGTAATAAATACAACACCGGATCCTGATCCTGACCCGGACCCAGATCCTGATCCAGACCCAGATCCAGACCCAGACCCAGATCCTAATCCTGACCCGGATCCTGAACCTAAACCTGACCCCGACCCGGATCCTGACCCAAAACCAGAACCTAAGCCGGACCCTAAACCCGAGCCTAAGCCAGAGCCTAAGCCGGAGCCTAAACCGGATAAACCTAAACCTGTAAAGACTCTACCAAAAACAGGTAGCGATGCTGCGTTTGCACTATATTTGGGACTGGCAACAATGGGATTAGGTGGATATTTGTTAAAAGAAGATAAAAAGAAAAAGTAA
- a CDS encoding PIG-L family deacetylase: MGFKDNLARVLYRPICMYNIIKINAFYSKYKLDAKEISEPLEHDRILIIAPHVDDETIGMGGYLAAYGNKQIDIIYLTDSGKSESDVSNIDEVRKEEARSLLGSFRIK; the protein is encoded by the coding sequence ATGGGGTTTAAAGATAATTTAGCAAGGGTCTTGTATAGACCTATATGTATGTATAATATTATTAAAATTAATGCGTTTTACTCAAAATACAAGCTGGATGCTAAGGAAATTTCAGAACCTTTAGAGCATGACAGGATATTGATTATTGCACCTCATGTGGATGATGAAACCATTGGTATGGGAGGTTATCTGGCTGCATATGGAAATAAACAGATAGATATAATCTATCTCACCGATAGCGGAAAGAGTGAAAGCGATGTAAGTAATATCGATGAGGTGAGGAAAGAGGAAGCAAGAAGTTTGCTGGGAAGCTTTAGGATTAAATAG
- a CDS encoding GNAT family N-acetyltransferase, translated as MEVMILKDDKDFIMLENAWRGLEEKDSEIPVYSTYDFNKCWWDAYSKDNNNSLFIIYVMKNEEVLGIAPLYLKRRKKGFLEWKELHFIGQGDYFNFIIDRTKNNTQTIIKYLFDAIYENEEEWDRLVLSYISSKSELAHYLLKDDRYNEKTKYLVEIPHLDFKEIKSIDDISLPSKIRKYRNKLDREVGYEFKALSSIDDEMYERITNLHKKQQEYLREEADRKDRRSLFDNKLNDEYINSLRKVSDKTLLFVLMDGKGEIISYRNTYLHNGTIYSWNTAYNIDFIEYRTNGTMFYEIFNYIIKNRDIEKFDFGSGRYPWKFRWTNDFVLSYRYEDWNLSSTRMKLINKLFSLR; from the coding sequence ATGGAAGTCATGATTTTAAAAGATGATAAAGACTTTATTATGCTTGAGAATGCCTGGAGAGGATTAGAGGAAAAAGACAGCGAGATACCTGTATACAGCACATATGATTTTAATAAATGTTGGTGGGATGCCTACAGTAAAGATAACAATAATTCACTATTTATAATATATGTAATGAAAAATGAGGAAGTATTGGGAATTGCTCCTCTTTATTTAAAGAGAAGGAAGAAAGGATTTCTAGAGTGGAAAGAACTTCATTTTATAGGACAAGGCGATTATTTCAATTTTATAATTGATAGGACTAAAAATAATACGCAAACCATTATTAAGTATCTATTTGATGCGATTTATGAGAATGAAGAGGAATGGGATAGATTGGTTCTTTCCTATATTTCTTCTAAATCAGAACTCGCTCATTATTTGCTCAAGGATGATAGATATAATGAAAAAACAAAGTACTTGGTGGAGATTCCACATTTGGATTTTAAGGAGATAAAAAGTATTGACGATATAAGCTTACCAAGCAAAATCAGAAAGTATAGAAATAAGCTGGACAGGGAAGTCGGATATGAATTTAAAGCTTTAAGTTCTATAGATGATGAGATGTATGAAAGAATAACGAATTTACATAAAAAGCAGCAGGAGTATCTTAGAGAGGAAGCCGACAGAAAAGATAGAAGAAGTCTGTTTGATAATAAACTAAATGATGAATATATCAATAGTTTAAGAAAGGTATCGGATAAGACATTATTATTTGTGTTAATGGATGGAAAAGGTGAAATAATTAGCTATAGAAATACTTACTTGCATAATGGGACTATCTACTCTTGGAATACCGCTTATAATATAGATTTTATAGAATATAGGACAAATGGAACTATGTTTTATGAAATTTTTAACTATATTATCAAAAACAGGGATATAGAAAAATTTGATTTCGGTTCGGGGAGATATCCTTGGAAGTTTAGATGGACAAATGATTTCGTCTTGTCTTATAGATATGAAGATTGGAATCTATCAAGTACTCGAATGAAACTGATAAATAAGTTATTTAGTTTAAGATAG
- a CDS encoding cell wall-binding repeat-containing protein — translation MNKNVRKMLAMMLAFIMVFAAAVPVFADNTDDSNAANNPPILKWVEGEGLWMNFSVNYEKSIARLSSEFIHANDFDTADKEDWVKLEGDADGNFKKLVNNGDFGVQLFCTGALGGEGEVAPEPSDCGLFVTITDKDNGQPRYWRIWLASYDGVNYEIHSEELNEDGTSKIREGWEFDKLDPVHNIQPVKKSQQVDVKQPVKFCVRFQYNDPNAGHDTYSIRTVPLAFIFHVAKGADPKTAPRVSHDVVFVGSDGLFCFEDHIVEGRDYYLAYHINGQYFDTTAEHLEDVLVHRKLFTAETEDKWVNGAWAYEVERDEKGNHTNPHTFIEELIAKELGQFLMRAIGTANQPVRKVHFGVFILDQTDAFHYKKDQNGNLIPKNPGVPFYVTDATNWNGYAGIKKDDIKTHPVTGVVSIKANNGLLAGQWLNLRTGEILGVQAMDNEDYPFPAPGNEDTGYKYNDKVYPLNLWKIKDISRYNEALKGTAVDPKEIYELRDDKVVVTIPFADLFATIRVKIFNAGRTPQVRQPVTGAKVGLYENGNDHIGQEIKLGKELLVKQTDEYGIVEFKGVPVSNVKTFFWPNELLREEQNPAFNVPGRKNLDESFNYGDHVYNNAYMGISMPYLIKQLDTGNHEGLTPYPNIISTRGYFEDHNNSNWTFEDLAITRSDYGFVLDIEIENHADFFGMDNRIAGKNRFDTAVAIAKAQFPKGLTAKDGYKNVVVGEVKTFADALTAGVVAFEYKAPLLMVQGNELPDDTAKYIKANADRVIIVGGFSTVSNKVADEIRDLGVVVKRISGSNRFGTAVEVGEAFRGLIAATNERPAFNLGYDTKSTVFLANAYTFADALTASVPAAYYGIPILLTHQDKLAPETIEALAKWDIEKVIIVGGEKSVSKAVENEIANLGKGYSVERFSGATRQLTSMVLAKTFFEDVTRVFFANGDAFSDALAAAPFGARVKAPIILVEKDKVSDDVVNFLRSNNILEGTIFGGTDQISTAVRDQLANILNLRIEYPGIH, via the coding sequence ATGAACAAAAACGTAAGAAAAATGTTGGCAATGATGCTGGCTTTCATCATGGTTTTTGCTGCAGCTGTACCTGTATTTGCAGATAACACTGACGATTCAAATGCAGCTAATAATCCACCGATACTAAAATGGGTTGAAGGCGAAGGACTATGGATGAACTTTAGCGTTAACTATGAAAAATCTATAGCAAGACTATCAAGTGAATTTATCCATGCTAATGATTTTGACACAGCAGATAAAGAAGACTGGGTAAAACTTGAAGGCGATGCTGATGGAAACTTCAAAAAGTTAGTAAATAATGGTGACTTTGGCGTTCAATTGTTCTGTACAGGAGCATTGGGAGGAGAAGGTGAAGTAGCACCTGAACCTTCAGACTGTGGTCTATTTGTGACTATTACAGACAAAGACAATGGACAACCAAGATACTGGAGAATTTGGTTAGCTAGTTATGATGGTGTTAATTATGAAATCCATTCAGAAGAACTTAACGAAGACGGAACTTCTAAAATTAGAGAAGGATGGGAATTTGATAAATTAGATCCTGTTCACAATATCCAACCTGTTAAGAAATCTCAACAGGTAGATGTTAAACAGCCAGTTAAGTTCTGCGTCAGATTCCAGTACAATGATCCTAATGCAGGTCATGATACTTATAGTATCAGAACAGTACCTTTAGCTTTTATATTCCATGTTGCAAAAGGGGCTGACCCTAAAACTGCACCTCGTGTTAGTCACGATGTTGTTTTTGTAGGCTCTGATGGTTTGTTTTGCTTTGAAGATCATATAGTAGAAGGAAGAGATTACTATTTGGCTTATCATATAAATGGTCAATACTTTGATACAACTGCTGAACACTTAGAAGATGTGTTAGTTCATAGAAAACTATTTACAGCGGAAACTGAAGATAAATGGGTAAATGGTGCTTGGGCATATGAAGTTGAAAGAGATGAAAAAGGAAACCATACTAATCCACATACATTTATAGAAGAATTAATCGCGAAAGAATTAGGCCAATTCCTAATGAGAGCAATCGGAACAGCTAATCAGCCTGTAAGAAAAGTACACTTTGGAGTATTTATCCTAGACCAAACTGATGCTTTCCACTATAAGAAAGATCAAAATGGTAACTTAATTCCTAAGAATCCTGGAGTTCCTTTCTATGTAACAGATGCAACTAACTGGAATGGATATGCAGGAATCAAGAAAGATGATATTAAAACTCATCCTGTAACAGGAGTAGTATCAATCAAAGCTAACAATGGTCTACTAGCAGGACAATGGTTAAACCTAAGAACAGGTGAAATCCTAGGTGTTCAAGCTATGGATAATGAAGACTATCCATTCCCGGCACCTGGAAATGAAGATACAGGATACAAATACAATGATAAAGTTTATCCTCTAAACCTATGGAAGATAAAAGACATCTCAAGATACAATGAAGCTCTTAAAGGAACAGCAGTAGATCCAAAAGAAATCTACGAATTAAGAGATGACAAAGTAGTAGTAACAATTCCATTTGCAGATCTATTTGCAACAATCAGAGTTAAGATATTTAACGCTGGAAGAACTCCACAAGTTAGACAACCTGTAACAGGAGCAAAAGTAGGACTATATGAAAACGGAAACGATCATATAGGACAAGAAATCAAACTAGGAAAAGAACTACTAGTTAAGCAAACAGATGAATACGGAATCGTAGAATTCAAAGGCGTTCCGGTATCAAATGTTAAAACATTCTTCTGGCCAAATGAGTTACTAAGAGAAGAACAAAATCCTGCATTCAATGTACCTGGTAGAAAGAACCTTGATGAGAGCTTTAATTATGGAGACCATGTATACAACAATGCATATATGGGAATTTCAATGCCATACCTAATCAAACAGCTTGATACAGGTAACCATGAAGGACTTACTCCATATCCAAACATTATCTCAACTAGAGGATACTTTGAAGATCATAACAATTCAAACTGGACATTCGAAGACCTAGCAATAACAAGATCAGATTATGGTTTTGTACTTGATATCGAAATCGAAAACCATGCAGATTTCTTCGGAATGGACAATAGAATTGCAGGAAAGAATAGATTTGACACAGCAGTAGCAATAGCTAAAGCACAATTCCCTAAAGGATTGACTGCAAAAGACGGTTACAAGAATGTAGTAGTAGGAGAAGTAAAAACATTTGCTGACGCATTAACTGCAGGAGTAGTAGCATTTGAATACAAAGCACCACTACTAATGGTACAAGGAAACGAACTACCAGACGATACAGCTAAGTATATCAAAGCTAATGCAGACAGAGTAATCATCGTAGGTGGATTCAGCACTGTATCAAATAAAGTAGCTGATGAGATAAGAGATCTTGGCGTAGTAGTTAAGAGAATCTCAGGCTCAAACAGATTTGGAACAGCAGTTGAAGTAGGAGAAGCATTCAGAGGATTAATCGCAGCAACAAACGAAAGACCGGCATTTAACCTTGGATACGATACTAAATCAACAGTATTCCTAGCAAACGCATACACATTTGCTGACGCATTAACAGCATCTGTACCTGCAGCATACTACGGAATTCCAATACTTCTAACTCACCAAGACAAGCTAGCTCCGGAAACAATCGAAGCATTAGCTAAGTGGGATATAGAAAAAGTAATAATCGTAGGTGGAGAAAAATCAGTTTCTAAAGCAGTAGAAAATGAAATAGCAAACCTAGGTAAAGGATATTCAGTAGAAAGATTCTCAGGAGCAACAAGACAATTAACTTCAATGGTACTAGCTAAGACATTCTTTGAAGATGTAACAAGAGTATTCTTCGCAAACGGAGATGCATTCTCAGATGCATTAGCAGCAGCACCATTTGGAGCAAGAGTAAAAGCACCAATAATCTTAGTAGAAAAAGATAAAGTTTCTGACGATGTAGTAAACTTCTTAAGAAGCAACAACATCTTAGAAGGAACAATCTTCGGTGGAACTGATCAAATCTCAACAGCAGTAAGAGATCAATTAGCAAACATCTTAAACTTAAGAATTGAGTACCCAGGAATCCACTAA
- a CDS encoding transposase, giving the protein MVSFYRKGNRYQNYDYSTANIYFITFCTYLKKSILSQIHDFNKMEKPKIILSELGLECDKVIQRYNDEFDIYIPHYVIMPNHIHLIVDLTDINNCKINYNISNIVKAIKSISRKSVSDEFLNKHGSNLWQKSFFDRIVRNDKEYFELAKYIDENPIKWNLDEYYVK; this is encoded by the coding sequence ATGGTGAGTTTTTATAGAAAAGGAAATAGATATCAAAATTATGATTATAGCACTGCCAATATCTATTTCATCACTTTTTGTACATACTTAAAGAAAAGTATTCTATCCCAAATCCATGATTTTAATAAAATGGAAAAGCCAAAGATTATATTATCAGAACTAGGTTTGGAATGCGATAAGGTTATTCAAAGATACAACGATGAGTTTGACATATACATTCCTCATTATGTAATCATGCCGAATCATATACATTTAATCGTAGATTTGACAGATATTAATAATTGTAAGATTAATTACAATATTTCAAATATTGTTAAGGCTATTAAGTCAATATCTAGAAAATCGGTATCGGATGAATTCCTAAACAAACACGGTTCAAATTTATGGCAAAAATCATTTTTTGATAGGATAGTAAGAAATGACAAAGAGTATTTTGAATTAGCTAAGTATATAGATGAAAACCCCATAAAATGGAATTTAGATGAATATTATGTTAAATAA